Proteins encoded together in one Nostoc sp. PCC 7524 window:
- a CDS encoding CU044_2847 family protein, with amino-acid sequence MSEVQSLIVKDDDQEYTIYVESKTAPEEIEEEEPGYRDGLPTLNIKDFQDKIRGYAKLAVGAFKNLPEAEEVTVKFGIKLGGKTGIPFLTEGSAESNFEIEVKYNLGKNNT; translated from the coding sequence ATGTCAGAAGTACAAAGTCTGATTGTCAAGGACGATGATCAAGAGTACACAATCTATGTAGAATCTAAGACTGCTCCTGAAGAGATAGAAGAGGAAGAACCAGGATATCGTGATGGTTTACCTACGCTAAATATTAAAGACTTTCAAGACAAGATTCGGGGTTATGCCAAGTTAGCTGTTGGTGCATTCAAGAACTTACCAGAAGCAGAGGAAGTAACAGTTAAGTTTGGCATCAAGTTAGGTGGTAAAACAGGCATCCCATTTTTAACTGAAGGCTCGGCAGAAAGTAATTTTGAGATTGAGGTTAAGTATAACTTGGGGAAAAATAATACATAA